In Shouchella patagoniensis, the following are encoded in one genomic region:
- the sirA gene encoding sporulation inhibitor of replication protein SirA: protein MRHYELYLLNNEVASSYSGKEAKLFQLFAERAQASELEQSLYDKQVQYITNPLPQTKLYQALFNRYGFEKSDSYLIFSSFNHTNRCKVMIEERKICLDALGDLSAETLVFDLFKPVDPHLFAVNVKDGRFGWLQPHERQSVL from the coding sequence ATGAGGCACTATGAACTTTATTTGTTAAATAATGAAGTAGCTTCTTCCTATTCAGGAAAAGAGGCCAAGCTGTTTCAGCTTTTTGCGGAGAGAGCACAAGCAAGTGAACTTGAACAAAGCCTTTACGATAAGCAAGTACAGTATATTACGAATCCTTTGCCGCAAACTAAATTATACCAAGCTTTATTCAATCGGTATGGGTTTGAAAAAAGTGATTCGTATCTAATTTTTTCATCATTTAATCATACAAATCGCTGCAAGGTGATGATCGAAGAACGAAAAATTTGCCTGGACGCGTTAGGGGATTTAAGCGCTGAGACACTTGTTTTTGATTTATTTAAACCAGTTGATCCACATTTATTTGCTGTAAATGTTAAGGATGGACGTTTTGGATGGCTTCAACCACATGAAAGGCAAAGTGTTCTTTAA
- the tkt gene encoding transketolase: MTNKVEELAINTIRTLSIDSIEKANSGHPGMPMGAAPMALNLWANHMNHNPANPEWINRDRFVLSAGHGSMLLYSLLHLTGYDVTLDDLKSFRQLGSRTPGHPEYGHTPGVEATTGPLGQGIAMAVGMAMAERHLAHTYNTDEHKIVDHYTYAICGDGDLMEGVSAEAASLAGHLKLDRLVVLYDSNDISLDGDLHESFSESVEERFKAYGWHVIYIEDGTDMSAIHKALEEAKEVNRPTLIEVKTVIGFGSPNKSAKSTSHGSPLGAEEVALTKEAYKWTFDEEFHIPEEVKEYFLSVKEKGAEKEEEWNTLFAAYKKANPELAQQFERVHSGELPAEFDQELPVYEAGKSLATRASSGEALNALVKYTPELFGGSADLAGSNKTTLNGESNFGRDNYSGRNIWFGVREFAMGCALNGMALHGGLKVFGGTFFVFSDYVRPAIRLSALMGLPVTYVLTHDSVAVGEDGPTHEPVEQLAALRAMPGLSVVRPGDGNETAAAWKLALESTDKPTALVLSRQNVETQVGTDTKAYEGVKKGAYVVSEAQDKPSIVLLATGSEVPLAVKVQKKLSEDGIDASVVSMPSWDRFDAQPKEYKDAVIPKDVKARLAIEMGASFGWAKYVGDEGETVTIDTFGASGAGDAIIAEYGFTVENVVNRAKALLNR; encoded by the coding sequence ATGACAAATAAAGTAGAAGAGTTAGCTATTAATACGATCCGAACGCTGTCAATTGATAGCATTGAAAAAGCAAATTCTGGTCATCCAGGTATGCCAATGGGAGCTGCTCCGATGGCGCTTAATTTATGGGCTAACCATATGAACCATAATCCTGCTAATCCTGAGTGGATAAATCGTGACCGTTTTGTTTTATCTGCTGGTCATGGTTCTATGCTTTTATATAGTTTACTCCACTTAACAGGTTATGATGTGACTTTAGATGATCTTAAGTCATTTCGTCAATTAGGTAGTCGAACGCCTGGTCACCCAGAATATGGGCATACTCCAGGGGTTGAAGCAACAACTGGACCACTTGGACAAGGCATTGCAATGGCTGTAGGGATGGCAATGGCAGAAAGACATCTAGCCCATACATACAATACGGATGAACATAAAATTGTTGATCATTACACGTATGCAATTTGTGGTGATGGTGATTTAATGGAAGGAGTATCTGCCGAAGCAGCATCACTTGCTGGTCACTTAAAATTAGATCGTCTTGTCGTTCTATATGATTCAAATGATATATCACTTGATGGTGATTTACATGAATCTTTTTCAGAAAGCGTAGAAGAACGATTTAAAGCATATGGCTGGCATGTTATCTACATTGAAGATGGTACAGACATGAGTGCTATTCATAAAGCACTAGAAGAAGCGAAAGAAGTTAATCGCCCGACTTTAATTGAAGTTAAAACGGTGATTGGTTTTGGTTCACCTAATAAATCGGCTAAGTCTACTTCTCATGGTTCACCACTTGGAGCAGAAGAAGTGGCTTTGACTAAAGAAGCGTACAAATGGACGTTTGATGAAGAATTCCACATTCCGGAAGAAGTGAAAGAATACTTCTTGTCTGTTAAAGAAAAAGGGGCAGAGAAGGAAGAGGAATGGAATACACTTTTTGCAGCATATAAAAAAGCAAACCCAGAACTAGCTCAACAATTTGAGCGTGTACACTCTGGAGAACTTCCAGCAGAGTTTGATCAAGAATTGCCTGTTTATGAAGCTGGCAAAAGCTTAGCGACACGTGCGTCTTCGGGCGAAGCGTTAAATGCATTAGTAAAATATACTCCAGAGTTATTTGGAGGATCTGCAGATCTAGCCGGTTCAAATAAAACAACATTAAATGGTGAGAGTAACTTTGGCCGTGATAATTATTCTGGGCGTAACATTTGGTTTGGCGTTCGTGAGTTTGCGATGGGATGTGCGTTAAATGGAATGGCACTTCACGGTGGTTTAAAAGTATTTGGAGGAACATTCTTTGTGTTCTCTGATTATGTACGCCCTGCGATCCGTTTATCAGCACTAATGGGTCTTCCAGTCACATATGTGTTAACGCACGATAGTGTGGCAGTTGGAGAAGATGGCCCAACACATGAACCGGTTGAACAACTGGCTGCTTTACGGGCGATGCCAGGTTTAAGCGTCGTTCGGCCTGGTGATGGAAATGAAACAGCAGCAGCGTGGAAACTTGCTTTAGAGTCAACAGACAAACCAACTGCACTTGTCTTAAGCCGTCAAAATGTAGAAACACAAGTTGGAACGGATACGAAAGCGTATGAAGGCGTGAAAAAAGGTGCGTATGTTGTATCAGAAGCACAAGATAAGCCAAGTATTGTTTTACTTGCAACAGGTTCGGAAGTGCCACTTGCAGTAAAAGTACAAAAGAAACTTAGTGAAGATGGTATTGATGCATCGGTTGTTAGTATGCCAAGTTGGGATCGTTTTGACGCCCAACCAAAAGAATATAAAGATGCAGTTATTCCTAAAGATGTAAAAGCTCGTTTAGCTATTGAAATGGGTGCCTCTTTTGGATGGGCTAAATATGTAGGTGATGAAGGAGAAACAGTTACCATTGACACATTTGGCGCTTCTGGTGCTGGCGATGCCATTATAGCAGAATATGGTTTTACAGTTGAAAATGTAGTAAATCGTGCAAAAGCATTGTTAAACCGTTAA
- a CDS encoding DUF896 domain-containing protein — protein sequence MLPKEKLERINELSRLSKTDGLSQEQQNEQKALRKEYLATFRKAFTNQLHSVKVVDDEGSDVTPQKLKDSKAQKRKPLH from the coding sequence GTGTTACCAAAAGAAAAACTCGAACGCATTAATGAGCTTTCGCGACTATCTAAGACCGATGGACTATCACAAGAGCAACAAAACGAGCAAAAAGCATTGCGTAAAGAATATTTAGCAACATTTAGGAAAGCATTTACTAATCAGCTTCATTCAGTAAAAGTTGTTGATGATGAGGGCAGTGATGTAACTCCACAAAAGTTAAAAGATAGCAAGGCACAAAAACGAAAGCCATTGCATTAA
- a CDS encoding YneB family resolvase-like protein, giving the protein MQNKQAAVIYCRVSTKKESQEASLARQEEELRKIASLNDLLVVDCYKEQASGYSLEREGLFSVLDLARQKRFSHLLITDDTRLGRGKAKIALLYQFKKYGVTIFTLSNQGELVLSEADEMVLEIVSLVEEYQRKLHNLKIKRGMRVAVQKGFRPEQNLKHAPAGGREAMELPIEEISALRNKGLTFKEIAMTLNGLGYECSKATVHRHYQKYVRTNG; this is encoded by the coding sequence GTGCAGAACAAGCAGGCAGCGGTAATCTATTGTCGCGTAAGTACAAAAAAAGAAAGTCAAGAAGCATCTCTTGCTAGGCAAGAAGAAGAACTAAGAAAAATTGCTTCATTAAATGATCTTTTAGTGGTTGATTGTTATAAAGAGCAGGCTAGCGGTTATAGCCTAGAGCGAGAGGGGCTTTTTTCTGTGTTGGATTTGGCAAGACAGAAGCGATTCTCTCATTTGCTAATAACAGATGACACGCGGTTAGGACGAGGGAAGGCAAAGATTGCGTTACTTTATCAATTTAAGAAATATGGAGTTACTATTTTTACATTAAGTAATCAAGGGGAACTTGTATTATCAGAAGCGGACGAAATGGTTTTGGAAATTGTTTCACTTGTAGAGGAATATCAAAGGAAACTGCATAATTTAAAGATCAAACGAGGGATGAGAGTTGCCGTCCAAAAAGGCTTTCGACCTGAGCAAAATTTAAAGCACGCTCCTGCAGGAGGTAGAGAAGCAATGGAGCTTCCAATAGAAGAAATAAGTGCATTACGCAACAAAGGTCTAACATTTAAAGAAATCGCGATGACATTAAATGGGCTGGGCTACGAGTGTTCGAAAGCGACTGTACATAGGCATTACCAAAAATATGTTAGGACAAACGGCTAA
- the lexA gene encoding transcriptional repressor LexA gives MSKLSNRQEEILLFIKEEVKKKGYPPSVREIGEAVGLASSSTVHGHLARLEKKGYIRRDPTKPRAIEVLELEMNKDHDSYYKKETASFIPVIGKVTAGNPITAVENIEDYLPLPDHLAGYDNTYALVIQGESMIEAGIFDGDQVIVRQQPTANNGDIIVAMTDDNEATVKRFFREDGYIRLQPENSSMKPIILENCTILGKVVGVFRTIH, from the coding sequence ATGTCAAAACTATCAAATAGACAAGAAGAGATTCTATTATTTATAAAAGAGGAAGTTAAGAAAAAAGGCTATCCGCCTTCCGTACGTGAAATCGGTGAAGCAGTTGGTCTAGCCTCTAGTTCAACGGTTCACGGTCACCTAGCACGTTTGGAGAAAAAAGGCTATATCCGTAGAGATCCTACAAAACCTCGGGCAATTGAAGTACTAGAATTAGAAATGAATAAAGATCATGATTCATACTATAAGAAAGAAACAGCTAGTTTTATTCCTGTTATCGGGAAAGTAACAGCTGGTAATCCCATTACAGCTGTTGAAAACATTGAAGATTATTTGCCTTTGCCTGACCACTTAGCAGGTTACGACAACACATATGCATTGGTAATCCAAGGTGAAAGCATGATTGAAGCTGGCATTTTTGACGGTGATCAAGTGATTGTTCGTCAGCAACCTACTGCTAATAATGGTGATATTATTGTCGCAATGACTGACGATAATGAAGCAACGGTCAAACGTTTCTTTCGTGAAGATGGATATATTCGACTGCAACCTGAAAATTCATCAATGAAGCCGATTATTCTTGAAAATTGCACGATCTTAGGCAAAGTTGTTGGTGTATTTCGGACAATCCACTAA
- a CDS encoding MFS transporter: MKIQPEKRNLIIMWFANFFVGASMTMVIPFLSLYIESFGHYSGEEVQRWAGYVFGVSFLVAFLVAPIWGKIGDRYGRKKVLIGTAFGISVSVFLMGYVHSVESLFILRAFMGLATGFIPASMALIAAQSSKKTAGQTLGTLQTGTVSGGLLGPLFGGLIADTVGMELTFILTSSILFLAALLVVFGVKEVLYTEKGEKRKNYRSREVLQHILKRPMLIMVMVVALIIQMALFSVQPLLALFVNDLTSSTENMAFLAGVAFSITGLGNLLSTRKWGQLGDRIGHEKVMLLLLILSGLFFIPQGFVDSLWQLIVLRFIFGLAVGGLIPCTTAFIRQACPVSMQGEVLGYNQSFRFLGNVLGPVSGGLIAASIGIPYVFILAGLLFLLTAAVLMWMLHSQKEEFTDEEVNTQKK, translated from the coding sequence ATGAAGATACAACCAGAGAAACGGAATTTAATTATTATGTGGTTTGCCAATTTTTTTGTTGGCGCAAGCATGACCATGGTTATCCCTTTTTTATCACTGTATATTGAATCATTTGGTCACTATTCTGGAGAAGAAGTACAGCGGTGGGCCGGTTATGTCTTTGGGGTTTCATTTCTTGTAGCATTTCTTGTAGCGCCGATTTGGGGAAAGATTGGCGATCGTTATGGTAGAAAGAAAGTATTAATCGGTACTGCGTTTGGCATCTCCGTTTCGGTCTTCTTAATGGGATATGTTCATTCTGTTGAATCATTATTTATTTTAAGAGCTTTTATGGGGTTAGCGACTGGCTTTATCCCTGCCTCGATGGCATTAATTGCTGCACAAAGCAGTAAGAAGACAGCAGGACAAACACTTGGTACCCTTCAAACTGGAACTGTATCAGGTGGATTACTGGGACCGTTGTTTGGCGGTCTAATCGCTGACACAGTTGGAATGGAATTAACCTTTATATTAACGTCATCAATATTGTTTCTTGCAGCATTGCTTGTTGTGTTTGGTGTCAAAGAAGTTCTTTATACGGAAAAAGGAGAAAAGAGGAAGAATTACCGCTCAAGAGAAGTATTACAACATATTCTTAAACGACCGATGTTGATTATGGTAATGGTTGTAGCCCTTATTATCCAAATGGCCTTATTTAGTGTTCAACCACTACTTGCATTATTTGTTAATGATTTAACGAGTTCAACCGAGAACATGGCTTTTTTAGCAGGAGTGGCCTTTTCAATAACTGGGCTTGGTAATTTGTTATCAACTAGAAAGTGGGGGCAGCTTGGTGACAGAATTGGTCATGAAAAAGTGATGCTGCTACTTCTTATTTTATCAGGATTATTTTTTATTCCACAAGGTTTTGTAGATTCACTGTGGCAACTTATTGTGCTTCGATTTATATTTGGCTTAGCAGTCGGTGGACTAATTCCTTGTACAACTGCTTTTATTCGCCAAGCATGTCCTGTCTCAATGCAGGGAGAAGTGTTAGGTTATAACCAAAGTTTTCGCTTCCTAGGTAATGTATTAGGACCTGTATCTGGTGGATTAATTGCAGCGAGTATTGGAATTCCGTATGTTTTTATTCTGGCCGGATTATTGTTTTTATTGACAGCGGCAGTTTTGATGTGGATGCTTCATTCACAGAAAGAGGAGTTTACTGATGAAGAAGTAAACACACAAAAAAAGTAG
- the dinB gene encoding DNA polymerase IV, with the protein MTSSTGIQLPEPYRDTARKIIHIDMDAFFSSVEERNNPALIGKPVIIAKHPRKTGGKGIVSTANYEARKYGVHSAMSAYEAYKKCPQGIFVEGNYKAYKEASNHIRAIMNRYTDLVEPMSIDEAYLDVTTNKLNEPSAIKVARSIQKDIWNETCLSSSAGVSYNRFLAKIASDVKKPAGLTVITPAKAVAFIKELPIEKFPGIGPKTAERMHELNIYFGADLYKMEQMDLIHHFGKAGLSYYKKVRGIDNKPLTVDRERKSVGKEHTYLHVLKTEQEVQEQLKRLAQEVQGSLERVEKQGKTVVLKIRYRSFDTLTRRISLPDYVQKKSDIFRYAAELWDQYGDVNREVRLLGITVTNLQPIQYKTLSLFNRLYR; encoded by the coding sequence ATGACATCTTCTACTGGTATTCAACTTCCAGAGCCTTATCGTGATACAGCTCGTAAAATCATTCATATCGATATGGATGCTTTTTTTTCTTCTGTTGAAGAACGAAACAATCCTGCATTAATAGGGAAACCAGTTATTATCGCTAAGCATCCTAGAAAAACGGGTGGAAAAGGCATTGTGTCAACCGCAAATTATGAAGCGCGTAAGTATGGAGTTCATTCCGCAATGAGTGCTTATGAAGCCTATAAAAAATGCCCACAAGGTATTTTTGTTGAAGGCAATTACAAGGCGTATAAAGAGGCATCTAATCATATTAGAGCGATCATGAATCGCTATACGGACTTAGTTGAACCAATGTCAATTGATGAAGCCTATCTAGATGTAACAACAAATAAATTAAATGAACCAAGCGCCATAAAAGTTGCCCGTAGTATTCAGAAAGACATCTGGAATGAAACATGCTTGTCTAGTTCTGCGGGTGTTTCTTATAATCGATTCCTTGCGAAAATTGCTTCAGACGTAAAAAAACCAGCGGGATTGACCGTGATAACCCCTGCTAAGGCAGTCGCATTTATTAAAGAACTGCCAATTGAGAAGTTCCCAGGTATTGGACCAAAAACGGCTGAGAGAATGCATGAATTAAATATCTACTTTGGCGCTGACCTTTATAAAATGGAGCAAATGGATTTAATTCATCATTTTGGTAAAGCTGGTTTGTCTTATTATAAAAAAGTTCGTGGAATTGATAACAAACCATTAACAGTGGATCGTGAAAGAAAGTCAGTCGGGAAGGAACATACGTATCTGCACGTGTTAAAAACGGAGCAAGAAGTTCAGGAGCAATTAAAAAGATTAGCACAAGAAGTGCAGGGTTCATTGGAAAGAGTGGAGAAGCAAGGAAAGACTGTCGTGTTAAAAATCAGGTATCGTTCTTTTGATACGCTAACACGACGTATAAGCTTGCCTGACTATGTGCAGAAGAAAAGTGATATTTTTCGTTATGCGGCAGAACTATGGGATCAGTATGGAGATGTAAACCGAGAGGTCAGGCTTCTAGGTATAACTGTCACGAATCTCCAACCGATTCAATATAAAACCCTTTCTTTATTCAATAGACTCTATAGATAA
- a CDS encoding DUF4269 domain-containing protein, whose protein sequence is MFKNLDYLCEGTRLQRKIYRLLVDLGIFEDLSSYSPTLCGTIPLDIATASSDLDIIMDVRNDHLFKQTVDSLYSHFPHYHFQFKTIRGTRSAKANFFVQDKEIELFGQPNPVETQYAYLHMCIEYEILKRQPHLREQIINYKENGIKTEPAFASLLGLNGDPYEALLIHGRDQFGIG, encoded by the coding sequence GTGTTTAAAAACCTCGATTATTTGTGTGAGGGCACACGATTACAAAGGAAGATATACAGACTTCTTGTTGATCTAGGTATCTTTGAAGACTTATCTTCTTATAGTCCTACTCTGTGTGGTACAATCCCCCTTGATATTGCCACGGCATCTTCTGACCTCGATATTATTATGGATGTGCGTAACGATCATTTATTCAAACAAACAGTTGACAGTCTCTACAGTCACTTTCCCCACTACCACTTTCAATTTAAGACAATACGTGGAACACGATCGGCAAAAGCAAACTTTTTTGTTCAAGACAAAGAAATTGAATTGTTTGGCCAACCCAACCCAGTTGAAACACAATATGCATATTTACATATGTGCATTGAGTATGAGATTTTAAAACGACAACCTCATTTAAGAGAACAAATTATTAACTATAAAGAGAATGGTATAAAAACTGAACCTGCATTTGCAAGCTTGCTTGGTTTAAATGGAGATCCTTATGAAGCACTTCTCATACATGGAAGAGATCAATTTGGAATTGGCTAA
- a CDS encoding spore coat protein: MSEQNSAELEERKEKKECKECKECKECGGHEDKWKNKRWSALDPEACHPLDNNGGLSQGASQVNKTVQLSEEYILIKDSCDVTVNSTDTKAALSLQASLQTAIALVISISIADSEKADKITQELLQSSKIKQLTYQKTVVENSKNVDVTTTDTQIAVNIQLLLQILLALLVKLNIL; encoded by the coding sequence ATGAGTGAACAAAATTCTGCTGAATTGGAAGAAAGAAAAGAGAAGAAAGAATGTAAAGAGTGTAAAGAGTGTAAAGAATGTGGGGGACATGAGGATAAGTGGAAAAATAAAAGATGGTCAGCTCTAGACCCAGAAGCATGTCACCCATTAGATAACAATGGTGGACTTTCTCAAGGAGCTTCACAAGTTAACAAGACAGTTCAATTGTCAGAGGAATACATCTTAATTAAAGATTCTTGTGATGTAACAGTTAATTCTACTGATACAAAAGCTGCACTTTCTTTACAAGCTTCTTTACAAACAGCTATTGCTTTAGTTATTAGCATTTCAATTGCGGATAGTGAAAAAGCTGATAAAATCACTCAAGAACTTCTTCAAAGTTCTAAAATCAAACAGTTGACCTATCAAAAAACGGTTGTAGAAAACTCTAAAAATGTAGATGTTACGACAACTGATACTCAAATTGCAGTGAATATTCAACTCTTGCTTCAAATCTTACTAGCTTTGCTTGTAAAATTAAATATTTTGTAA
- the solA gene encoding N-methyl-L-tryptophan oxidase: MVYDTIIIGAGTMGMAAGYYLSKRGKRVLLLDSHNPPHVKGSHHGDTRMIRFSYGEGESYVPLLLRANELWRDLEKESGESLFTQTGVLNVGKEDSTFIKNVISGSANYNLPLEVSSANEINNKWNGFSLPKTFIGCFESMGGYLKTSEIINSYRNLASSNGAVLQTNSKVISIKPSSDKVVVSTKEQSFEAETLIVAAGAWSKWILEMLDLALPLQPLRKTFGWYEAKHSYDSPHFPCFTFETVNGTFYGFPNINGKGLKVGRHDGGEAVNPDKPLHKFHLKDDLELKKFLHNYMSEKNFTLNEGKTCLYTMTTDEHFVLDQHQVYQNIAIAAGFSGHGFKFGSVIGEILSDFISTGQSNFDLSSFRMNRF; this comes from the coding sequence ATGGTTTATGACACGATTATTATTGGTGCTGGTACAATGGGGATGGCTGCAGGGTATTATCTATCAAAAAGAGGGAAACGCGTATTATTGCTTGATTCTCACAACCCTCCCCATGTTAAAGGAAGTCATCACGGAGATACTCGAATGATTCGATTTTCATATGGAGAAGGAGAAAGTTATGTACCATTACTTCTTCGTGCAAATGAGCTTTGGAGAGACCTAGAAAAAGAATCTGGAGAATCTTTATTTACGCAGACAGGCGTATTAAATGTCGGTAAAGAAGATTCGACATTTATTAAGAATGTCATTTCAGGATCAGCTAACTACAATTTGCCCCTAGAAGTATCCTCTGCTAATGAGATCAATAATAAATGGAACGGTTTTTCTCTTCCAAAAACGTTTATAGGGTGTTTTGAGTCGATGGGAGGTTACTTAAAAACGTCAGAGATTATTAACTCATACCGCAACCTTGCTAGCAGTAATGGAGCTGTACTACAAACAAATTCAAAAGTAATTAGTATAAAGCCTAGTTCTGATAAAGTAGTTGTTTCAACAAAAGAACAGAGCTTTGAAGCAGAGACATTAATTGTTGCAGCTGGGGCTTGGTCTAAATGGATTTTGGAAATGCTCGATTTAGCATTGCCGTTACAGCCACTGCGCAAAACTTTCGGATGGTATGAAGCAAAACATTCATATGACTCCCCTCACTTTCCGTGTTTCACATTTGAAACTGTAAATGGAACCTTTTATGGCTTTCCAAATATAAATGGAAAAGGCTTAAAAGTAGGTCGACATGATGGTGGTGAGGCTGTAAACCCTGATAAACCTCTACATAAGTTTCACCTAAAGGACGACCTGGAACTGAAGAAATTCTTACATAATTATATGTCAGAGAAAAACTTTACTCTAAATGAAGGAAAAACGTGTTTATACACGATGACAACAGATGAACATTTTGTTCTGGATCAACATCAAGTCTATCAAAACATTGCAATTGCAGCCGGATTCTCCGGACATGGATTTAAATTCGGTAGCGTAATTGGAGAAATATTGAGTGACTTTATTTCAACTGGACAAAGCAACTTCGACCTTTCTTCTTTTAGAATGAATCGATTTTAA
- the glnA gene encoding type I glutamate--ammonia ligase: MAKFSKEDIVRIAQEDNVRFIRLQFTDLLGTIKNVEIPVDQLSKALDNKMMFDGSSIEGFVRIEESDMYLYPDLDTWVVFPWTPEKGKVARLICDIYQPGKPGEEPTPFEGDPRGILKRVLKQAEELGFSDFNIGPEPEFFLFKNDEKGEPTLELNDKGGYFDLAPTDLGENCRRDIVLELEDMGFEIEASHHEVAPGQHEIDFKYADAVTTCDNIQTFKLVVKTIARKHGLHATFMPKPLFGVNGSGMHLNMSLFNKEGNVFYDQKTESQLSKTAMQFLSGILDHAEGFTAITNPIVNSYKRLVPGYEAPVYIAWSMRNRSPLVRIPSSRGISTRIEVRSPDPSANPYLAMAVMLASGLDGIKRKMTPPEATDRNIYVMSKEERLEEGIKDLPATLKEALDSLVNDDVLVKALGEHAIEHFIEAKEIEWDMFRTQVHPWEREQFMQNY; encoded by the coding sequence ATGGCTAAGTTTTCCAAAGAAGATATTGTCCGTATTGCGCAAGAAGACAATGTTCGGTTTATTCGTTTGCAGTTTACAGATTTGCTCGGTACGATTAAAAACGTGGAGATTCCTGTAGATCAACTTTCAAAAGCACTTGACAACAAAATGATGTTTGATGGTTCATCTATTGAGGGGTTTGTACGGATTGAAGAATCAGATATGTATTTGTATCCGGATTTAGATACATGGGTTGTTTTTCCTTGGACGCCAGAGAAAGGGAAAGTTGCTCGTTTAATCTGTGATATTTATCAACCAGGCAAACCAGGAGAAGAACCAACTCCTTTTGAAGGTGATCCGCGGGGGATTTTAAAACGGGTATTAAAACAAGCCGAAGAACTCGGTTTCTCCGATTTTAACATTGGACCAGAACCAGAATTTTTCTTGTTTAAGAACGACGAAAAAGGCGAACCAACACTGGAATTAAATGATAAAGGTGGTTACTTTGATCTGGCTCCAACCGATCTTGGTGAAAATTGTCGCCGAGACATCGTACTTGAACTTGAAGACATGGGATTTGAAATTGAAGCTTCCCACCATGAAGTTGCCCCTGGTCAGCATGAAATCGACTTTAAATATGCTGATGCGGTGACAACATGTGATAATATCCAAACATTCAAGCTTGTTGTAAAAACAATTGCGCGTAAACATGGTTTACACGCAACGTTTATGCCAAAACCGCTATTCGGAGTGAACGGTTCAGGGATGCACTTGAATATGTCTTTATTTAATAAAGAAGGCAATGTGTTTTACGATCAAAAAACAGAAAGCCAGCTTAGCAAAACGGCGATGCAGTTCTTAAGTGGTATACTTGATCATGCTGAAGGATTTACAGCAATTACAAATCCGATTGTTAATTCATATAAGCGACTTGTACCTGGTTATGAAGCGCCAGTATACATCGCTTGGTCGATGCGTAATCGTTCGCCACTTGTCCGCATTCCATCATCAAGAGGTATTTCCACGCGCATCGAAGTCAGAAGTCCGGATCCATCAGCAAATCCATATTTAGCCATGGCTGTTATGCTTGCTTCAGGATTAGATGGCATCAAACGAAAAATGACGCCGCCGGAAGCAACTGACCGAAACATTTATGTGATGAGCAAAGAAGAGCGTCTTGAAGAAGGTATTAAAGACTTGCCAGCAACGTTAAAAGAAGCGCTTGATAGCCTTGTTAATGATGATGTTTTAGTTAAAGCATTAGGAGAGCATGCAATCGAGCACTTTATTGAAGCAAAAGAAATTGAATGGGATATGTTCCGCACACAAGTTCACCCGTGGGAGCGCGAACAGTTCATGCAGAACTACTAA